atagtcgagctatggcgggccatgcacccgtggtggcttgtgatacttaggctcccccgccctgccactcacgaggttagtctgtttcGCGCCCtcgagcatgatggaagcctccaagactaagacctcctgttattcctcaccacatggttcagtcctctctacgtgagaagaaataccattggagcgtcaagaagacccccaagactgagctcctactttcattctaaaacactaagaatctcaccaagagattctacacagatggaacttggtttaccacttggttcgtactttcatcactttgtaatcatatacctTTTGctacaatcaacatatacataatctcaacgGCATGCATTGCTCACCAATCAGAGAACTTATAACAAATCCTCAATACCTTTCATACATAGTcaaaagatgataaaataatacttatatatatcTTTCACCAAATCATATATTCATTATCCAGACTTTAATTAAATCTCACCCGCACTAATAAATTACCATCATGCTAAATAACACCAACATTTCATAAGCCATATACAGCAAACGACACAAGCTCTACATCAAATCaaaatttctattatattaCCCAGAATGAGTTTAAATATGTATCTCTAggtatgtatataaaaaaataacccAACTAGAAatcttggaaaaaaaaataccccAATTACACAACCCTTGCGGAAACCCCTCACCACTCTTTGAATGATAATCATTCAATCACTTCCTTCTCCCATACCCCTGGAAGTTTTTGTGCATGCAGTGCTTTATtcactcctttttcttttcctaattAACTACCGGAATGGGACCCACATGGCtatactctctctttttctccaaTTCTTACACGGCCTCTctcttcatttattattttttcatataatatatttatatataaaaaaaaaagcttacagttataaatcataaaagttatataatatatttgttgtgatatatatatatatatatatatatatatatatatatatatttgctgTTATCATAAAAGTTTGTATAAAacgtatatatattattatataatatattaaacatcATAAAACGACGACGTGAATCTTTACtgtgatatataaaatatagaataatacattatttacatgattttctTATCAGTAGCCTTTTTAAATCTAGAATTTCCTTATATAAGTGGAATCTGTGCTACTAAACAccaaacttttaaatttagaatttcaatcaaaataaagaaaacaatgtaTCACGCCTATAACAATCTTTTccgggagttactccctgtacctccctaatttcaacccccaccccccaatttttttgaattttttttaaatacaaaattaacctttatgttttttttttatttttaccgttttatccctatttactaaagttaacctattcttttacagtctgcctcagtcaaaacacacagactcagattcctctccttcgtattctcacccccacccccaccaaagcttttgaaacgctcctcctccaaacgctctctgcaactctcactctcccatttatacgttaaaaatatatttaaaaataatacatcaaaacatataaatttcattattaaaatatatgaaaattaatataaaaagtaaactaataaaaacaaattttaaaaatggaatgggggtgggggttagaattggggaggtacagggagtaacccccatCTTTTCCTCGTCAATTGTCTCTAATTTTATTAGAGAGAAGATACGAAACCATCACCAACGTGAGAGAGAGTTAGCCAAACTCCTACCCTCTTTATTACAAGAAtgacatttgttttattttatattctcatATAGTCCTGGACGTTACTTTGCTGCAATCCCACACATATATATTATCTCACATCACCCACCATAGCATACAACATATCACATTATAGTTCATCCATTTCAGTATCCAAACACATTCAATTTAACTTACAGGAATCCAACTCAAGCATAAGGATATACttacttcaaaaataaatttatcccTCGTACacatcatataaataatatacagAGACATAATTAGCTTTCCTTACCTGATTTTCTTAAAGAGCAGCTAATTAAAAACGCCCTAACAGGAATCCACTCAGCATTGAAATTATAGAACCTTCAAATCACCAAATTGATGAGAAAAAACACATGAGGAAAATGAAACTAGCAAAGTTGTATGCCCTAGGTTCGAGACTGttgaagaaaaagggaaaaagcgACTTACCGATCGGAACAAGAAATTGTTCGGTATCGTTTAGACACcttcaattcaaaattcaaatggTTCAACGTTGGaatattttagagagaaggcaaagTTATTATTTAGGAGAAGGGTTTGTGTTTTTAGGGAGAGAAGGGAAAATTGACAAATGGAGACAGTCTGATTTTTAGAAAACTCCTTCCTAAGATCATGGGTCCTTAGCTTATGGGCTGACTGCCTCAACATAAGGCCGAATAGCCTTATTATTTTTCAGGCtcttacatattttatatatatatatatattttgatagaactaacttttatttaataaaacctAATAAAGATTTGCTACTTGTTCACAcgttgattttaattaaaactacaaaatattcaaaaattctaaactgatacataaattaatgttaaagttataaatttgtGTGAACCAATTTTCATTTGGCAGATCAATCTCTCCATCAACTTTGTAATGCTGCCAATGCGTGTGTTATAGATTATTTTGTAGTCTTTCCTTGTATGTAGATCAACCAAAAAAGTGTCAAAACAGTATATTTTACACATTTCATAtgcttatttttttcattatttatggGTCATAATGGTTATTAACCAGTATTAAGAATTGTCACGCTAAAGAACACTCCTCGGTACCACATGCCCCAAAGTCAAAGACACGTTTCCATCACCACAAGCTTAACCTTAGAACTCAATTTTTATctgaaagaacaaaaaatcatGAAACTGTTCTATACGAAATGAGATCTCCAAAATTTAGTAATAAGAAATTTTGacgaataaaaattatattttgctcAAAAGAGTGTCTTAGTAAGATTGCTCTTATCAACTATCGTTACACTGACTTGCACTTCCAAACATTCTGACACCCTATTGCAGAACACATACTAGGTGAGGGTGTGGCTTTCAAGGTTGTCTTCCAGCTAAATCTTCCAACGTAAGATTCAGTGTGTCAGTTGAACCTCTTTTCACTTCTTCTCCACGAGAAGCCAAGAAGTCTTCAACGCTTCCTGGTTCACCAAACCACCCAAGGTGATCTGCAATCAGGTGAAGATTATTACAGCCCCCACATCTTGCCACCACTACACCTTTCTCGTAAGACTCACGACAAACTGTCTTAATGGATCTCGTTTCACACACTCTGCAGGTGAAAATCATGGCGAGATCATGCCTTGAAGATGTCTTCAAACTTGACTTGGCAGAAAACTGTACTGAGGTATCATTAACACTAATGGATGTAGTAACATTATCAGGGTTTGAACTTAGTTTTAAGGTGTCAGTTTCTCTATTTTCTACATCTTCACACACAGGTTTGATTGGATTTGTGGTTGTTGCGACCCCCCTTTGATGGAATCCAAGTCTGTTCAATATTGCACCAATAGGAGGATAATACGAAGAAGATTCTGCCAGTAAACAACATTCACATTAATaccaaaaattttcttttcacagACAAGGGAATGCacaaagagaaagtgagagagaaatagaaagaagcTCTTCTTCTTATAGATAGCATAAACTTATGCTATTAACTGAATGATTAAAGAAGGGCTTTAACTACAAATATTAAGCATAAACATACTGATATTCTGCCACAGAGAAGGAGACACCAGATGAATATTAATCAGAGTAAGtccaaatcaaaattaacaatatcCACTTTTTCCTGTCATTCAGAAAACAATGTTTTGCATTATAGGAGATGCATGAGATAAAATCTGTTTATATAGCATAAATCTTCATTGCGTATTCCATTCCTTTGAACTAAGTCCATCAAAGAAGCAGAAAGCTAATTCAAGGATCGTgtattaattcaaaaaaatatatatataaacaatatttacaGGTACCAATCTATTTGTTATTCAACATCTGGCTCTTCAATTTCCATATTAACACTTATTGTTAAAAAGGATTGCCCAATGTATCTTAGGATTAAGTAAAAACTTGTGATGCTGTACATGTCTTTTATTGCTTGAGACATTTTCCTGACCCTCCTAATTGCTTAATTAATGCTAAACGACTTTTATTATGATTCgtgtaaaactaaaataaaatgaaaaagatatttCAATGACCAAAAAGTGTGAAGTTATGACAAAGAAAGACAGAACCATCAAGGTATGAAACCAAAGCAGTCAAGAATCCCTCAAAACAACTAAAGAGTCTGGTCGGTTCAGTTAGTTGCATAACGTGTGCGAATTGTCATAAACTCTAGGTATCCATGTTCAGTTCCgacaattaaataaagaaacaaatccCTGAAAACATAATTGGCGACAAATTTCAGAACCAGTCATAAGAAGCTCTACGGATTAAATAATTcccaaaagaaattaacaaagtAAACATACTATAAACTcaaaagttcaaatttgagaAGTTTGGAAAGTCCATCCTGAAGACAAATCAGCAAACCAGAAACCAGAAGCAagtaacattgaaaaaaaagggtttaattgaagaagaaaaaaggggTGGAAGATGCTTAGTATTGAGTTGAGAGGATCTAAAAGAACGCAAAAGAGAGAGACAGAGAACTGTGGAGAGAAATCGGAAATAAAGGTGGGGACATGCCTTGAATAATGGGGTGATAGGTTTGTCTCAGGAAGATTGAGATGAATCGCCTCTGCAACATCCTTGCCGCCATAGCTCCCAAGGCCATGGGAAATGCTCAAACCTGTTACTTTCTGAGATTTTGGGCTCTTGTTATTTTCTATGACTTTTGGGCTCTGTCTTTTCTTATAGGCCTTTACTGTTACACTCCCGCACTTGTTGAATTCACTCTCCCTCTCTTCTTCTGTGCTTCAAATTACCTATACTACCTTTGATTTTCTTTCGATTTTTCCAACTGTCGTTATCATAAACTCCACGTGTGAAaactcctttattttttttagttttcacaTTTGTTCCTCGTTCACCTTTATCTTTCGTCAAGAGTTCAGCTAGGACGGG
This genomic interval from Vigna radiata var. radiata cultivar VC1973A chromosome 8, Vradiata_ver6, whole genome shotgun sequence contains the following:
- the LOC106771184 gene encoding uncharacterized protein C24H6.02c, which codes for MALGAMAARMLQRRFISIFLRQTYHPIIQESSSYYPPIGAILNRLGFHQRGVATTTNPIKPVCEDVENRETDTLKLSSNPDNVTTSISVNDTSVQFSAKSSLKTSSRHDLAMIFTCRVCETRSIKTVCRESYEKGVVVARCGGCNNLHLIADHLGWFGEPGSVEDFLASRGEEVKRGSTDTLNLTLEDLAGRQP